The DNA region ACGAGGCACCGCCGATGAGCAGCACCTCCATCCTCGACCTCGACGGTGTGGTCGCCGGCTACGGCAAGATGACCATCCTGCACGGCACCACCTGCAAAATCGCGCGCGGCGCCATCACCACCGTGATCGGCCCGAACGGGGCCGGCAAGTCGACCTTGTTCAAGGCGATCTTCGGCCTCCTGCCGCTGCGTGCCGGCTCCATCAGCTTCGACGGTCGCGAGATCGCGAACCTGCCGCCGCGCCGTCTCCTCGATCTCGGCATCTGCTTCGTGCCGCAAGGGCGCAACATCTTCCCCGAGCTGACGGTGCGCCATAATCTCGAGCTCGGAGCCATCGCGCTCGCCGATCAGGCCGACCTGCCGCGTCGCGTCGAGGCCGCGATGGATCGTTTCCCGATCCTGCGCCAGAAGGCCGATCAGCAGGCCTCGGCCTTGTCGGGCGGGCAGCAGAAGCTCCTCGAAGTGGCGCGTGGCCTGCTCCTTGATCCGAAGCTGATCCTGATCGACGAGCCCTCGATCGGACTGTCGCCCCTGATGGTCAGGCAAGTCTTCGACATCCTCATTGATCTGCGACACAAGGGCGTGTCGGTGCTGATGGTCGAGCAGAACGCCAAGAGCGCGCTCGAAATCTCCGATTACGGATTGGTGCTGGAGCTCGGCCAGGCGCGCCTCCAGGACAAGGCCGCGAACATCCTCAGCGATCCGCGTATCGGCCAGCTCTTCCTCGGCGGCGCGCTCGCCGAGAAGGCGGCTTAGGGGAGCGGTGTTGGGAAGGGAGGCGGTCCGGTGCCGTCATGGCCGGGCTTGTCCCGGCCACCCACGCCGTGCTTGAGCGAGCGAGCGCCCCCGCGCCCATTGGCATCCGCGCCCACGGCCAAAGGTAGTAAGGCGTGGATGGCCGGGCCAAGCCCGGCCAAGACGCGCTGGAGCGCAAAAGACTGCGTCCGCCCCTCACCGAAGCGGGCGCGGCGGCCCCAAGCGCCAGCGCCATCCCTCACCCCGTAGGCGCCACCCTGTACTGCTCGTCGGTGACCTTCTCGAGCCAGGTGACATGCGTGCCGTCGAGGCTCTCATGGATCGCGAGATGCACCATGCCCTTGTCGGGCGCAGCGCCGTGCCAATGCTTCTCATGCGGCGGGATCCATACCGTGTCGCCGGCCTGGATCACGCGCACCGGCCCGCCGAGCGCCTGAACCCGTCCGACGCCTTGCAGCACATGCAAGGTCTGGCCGAGCGGATGCGTATGCCAGGCGGTGCGCGCGCCGGGCTCGAAGCTCACCCGCGCGGCCTTGACCCTGGCGGGCGCCGGCGCGTCGATCACCGGATCCTGCCAGACCGTGCCGGTGAACCAGTCGGCATTGCCGCGCCGGGTCGGGGTGCTTGCGGGATGCGTGATGTCCATCGTCAAAAACTCCTCGGGTCCTGGCGCGCCAAGTCAATGATCGCTGTTCGCCGTGACCGATCCTGTCGGTCGCCTGGGCGAACATAGGCCATGCGGCAAGCGCAATGGCAAGCCGCGCCGGCTTGCCTTCGCGCCGCCGAGATGGCACCCATTTGGCCGCCGCGCCGATCGCCGCGCGAGATGCGAGGAGCTACCCCTTGCCCGAGCAACCTTGGCCCGAATCTGCGACTCCGGCGCTTTCGCGCTTCAAGGTGCTCGACCTCACCCGGGTGCGCGCCGGCCCGACCTGCGTGCGCCAGCTCGCCGATTGGGGCGCGCAGGTGATCAAGATCGAGATGCCGGGCGACGGCGACTCGCTGGGCGGAGCGCGCCATGGGCCGGATTTCCAGAACCTGCACCGCAACAAGCGCAGCCTGACGCTCGACCTGAAGCAGCAGGAGGGCGTCGCAATCTTCCGCGAGCTGGTCAAATCCGCCGATGTGGTGGTCGAGAATTACCGGCCGGATGTGAAGTTCCGCCTCGGCATCGATTATGAGAGCCTGAAGCCGCTCAATCCGCGCCTCGTCTATGGTAGCATCTCCGGCTTCGGCCAGGACGGCCCTTATCGCGAACGTCCGGGCGTCGATCAGATCGCGCAGGGCATGGGCGGGCTCATGTCGATCACCGGGCTTCCCGGCCAGGGTCCCGTGCGGGTCGGGGTGCCGATCGCCGATCTCGGCGCCGGCATCTTCTGCGCCATGGGCATATTAGTGGCGCTGCTCGAGCGCGAAGT from Rhizobiales bacterium GAS188 includes:
- a CDS encoding amino acid/amide ABC transporter ATP-binding protein 2, HAAT family — its product is MSSTSILDLDGVVAGYGKMTILHGTTCKIARGAITTVIGPNGAGKSTLFKAIFGLLPLRAGSISFDGREIANLPPRRLLDLGICFVPQGRNIFPELTVRHNLELGAIALADQADLPRRVEAAMDRFPILRQKADQQASALSGGQQKLLEVARGLLLDPKLILIDEPSIGLSPLMVRQVFDILIDLRHKGVSVLMVEQNAKSALEISDYGLVLELGQARLQDKAANILSDPRIGQLFLGGALAEKAA
- a CDS encoding Cupin domain protein, whose amino-acid sequence is MDITHPASTPTRRGNADWFTGTVWQDPVIDAPAPARVKAARVSFEPGARTAWHTHPLGQTLHVLQGVGRVQALGGPVRVIQAGDTVWIPPHEKHWHGAAPDKGMVHLAIHESLDGTHVTWLEKVTDEQYRVAPTG